In Desulfuromonas sp. KJ2020, a single window of DNA contains:
- the fetB gene encoding iron export ABC transporter permease subunit FetB — MEQAELIVLDTIDLVWAYGLILLTFGLARLQKVGQEKQFLWASVRMVAQLLAIGYTLHLVFAIRSPLPVLLILLVMAGFSVQVMAGRVKGKMPGFYKVVGVAILVGCGLVSFYFCLVVVGFTPWYDPRYLIPLVGMIIGNSMNGASLAAERLHSELAERKDEIETALCLGASARQASQEAMRSAFRAALIPATNTMAAMGIVSLPGMMTGQILSGTEPVVAVKYQIAIMCAITGAVAITTFLIVHRGYRAYFSRAHQLLDLSAPRS; from the coding sequence ATGGAACAGGCGGAACTCATTGTTCTTGACACCATTGACCTGGTCTGGGCCTACGGCCTGATTCTGTTGACCTTCGGTCTGGCGAGGCTGCAGAAGGTTGGGCAGGAAAAACAGTTTCTGTGGGCCTCTGTGCGCATGGTCGCCCAACTGTTGGCCATCGGCTATACTTTGCACCTTGTTTTTGCCATCCGCAGCCCTTTGCCCGTTCTGCTCATCCTGCTGGTCATGGCCGGGTTTTCTGTCCAGGTCATGGCCGGGCGCGTCAAAGGAAAGATGCCCGGCTTTTACAAGGTCGTCGGTGTCGCCATCCTTGTTGGCTGTGGTCTGGTCTCTTTCTATTTCTGCCTGGTGGTGGTGGGGTTCACTCCCTGGTACGACCCGCGCTATCTGATTCCCCTGGTTGGGATGATCATCGGCAATTCCATGAATGGCGCCAGTCTGGCGGCCGAACGACTGCATAGCGAACTGGCGGAGAGAAAGGACGAGATTGAAACGGCCCTCTGCCTGGGGGCGTCGGCTCGACAGGCTTCGCAGGAGGCCATGCGCAGCGCCTTCAGGGCGGCCCTGATTCCAGCGACCAATACCATGGCCGCCATGGGAATCGTTTCTCTTCCAGGCATGATGACCGGTCAGATCCTGTCGGGCACCGAGCCCGTTGTGGCCGTCAAATACCAGATCGCCATCATGTGCGCCATTACCGGTGCCGTAGCCATCACGACTTTTCTGATTGTGCACCGGGGTTATCGCGCCTACTTTTCCCGGGCGCACCAGCTTCTTGATCTTTCAGCGCCAAGATCCTGA
- a CDS encoding ATP-binding cassette domain-containing protein, with translation MTAAKGSLLEIQGVGVTRRDAEGSSVDILRDIDLGAQPGRLTVVFGPSGGGKSTLIRLLNRLEEPSAGKILLGGEDVIRLDPILLRRRVGLVPQRPFMFPGTVLDNLQRPFAYRRQAPPSVDSTEILTVLEACRLSREMLTRPARALSIGQQQRVCLARTLITDPEVLLLDEPTSALDRPTGDRLGQMLKDICRTRNLTLVMVSHDLRMVEHIGDYLYYLDGGSILEEGSADDVLSRPQTDSLRRFLAEPWERAVEN, from the coding sequence ATGACGGCCGCCAAGGGATCTTTGTTGGAGATACAGGGTGTCGGTGTCACACGCCGGGACGCCGAAGGGTCGTCCGTCGACATTCTCAGGGATATCGACTTGGGGGCTCAGCCTGGCCGGCTGACCGTGGTCTTTGGCCCTTCCGGCGGCGGAAAGTCGACTCTAATAAGGCTGTTGAATCGGCTTGAAGAACCGAGCGCCGGCAAAATTCTTCTTGGCGGAGAAGATGTCATTCGTCTGGATCCTATTCTTTTGCGCCGGCGTGTCGGGCTCGTGCCGCAGCGGCCCTTCATGTTTCCTGGCACCGTACTGGACAATCTGCAACGCCCCTTCGCCTATCGCCGTCAGGCTCCGCCCTCCGTGGATAGTACAGAGATCCTCACCGTCCTGGAGGCTTGTCGCCTTTCCCGCGAGATGCTGACCCGGCCGGCCCGCGCGCTGTCCATCGGGCAGCAGCAGCGGGTTTGTCTGGCGCGAACACTCATAACCGATCCGGAAGTACTGCTTCTTGACGAACCGACCAGCGCGCTTGACCGGCCGACAGGGGACCGCCTGGGGCAGATGCTGAAAGACATCTGCCGGACGCGCAACCTGACGCTGGTTATGGTCAGTCATGACCTGCGCATGGTCGAACACATCGGGGATTATCTTTACTACCTTGATGGTGGTTCTATCCTGGAGGAGGGAAGCGCCGACGATGTCCTGAGTCGTCCCCAGACCGACTCGCTTCGCCGCTTCCTGGCGGAACCCTGGGAACGCGCGGTGGAGAATTAG
- a CDS encoding uracil-DNA glycosylase family protein → MGNDVKQQILEILGQTKSLLEDLALSGTHEIPVIPRAEALPRCELPPSGGGQGAAVLCQRESLEEILTDLGDCRRCPLCEGRKNIVFGVGNPQARLVLVGEAPGREEDEKGEPFVGEAGRLLDRILHAMGLGRDQVYICNVEKCRPPGNRDPRLEEIEACEPFLIRQLASIRPSVIVALGKFAAQTLLRDQTSITRLRGTWKDYHGIPLMPTYHPAYLLRNPSGKQEVWEDMKQVLKRLQQSEQG, encoded by the coding sequence ATGGGGAACGATGTAAAACAACAAATCCTGGAAATTTTAGGGCAGACGAAAAGCCTGCTCGAGGATTTAGCCTTATCGGGAACCCACGAAATCCCCGTGATTCCCCGGGCTGAAGCCTTGCCGCGCTGCGAGCTCCCCCCCAGTGGAGGAGGGCAGGGGGCGGCTGTGCTTTGTCAGCGGGAGAGTCTTGAGGAAATTCTGACGGATCTCGGCGATTGCCGTCGCTGTCCCCTTTGTGAGGGTCGTAAAAATATTGTTTTTGGTGTGGGCAATCCGCAGGCGCGGTTGGTCCTGGTTGGGGAGGCGCCAGGGCGTGAGGAAGATGAGAAGGGAGAACCTTTTGTCGGCGAGGCAGGGCGACTCTTGGACCGAATTCTTCACGCCATGGGGCTGGGGCGCGACCAGGTCTATATCTGCAACGTGGAAAAATGCCGCCCCCCTGGCAACCGCGATCCTCGCCTGGAAGAAATCGAGGCCTGCGAACCCTTTCTTATCCGTCAATTGGCATCCATACGGCCCAGCGTGATCGTGGCTCTCGGCAAATTTGCCGCCCAGACCCTGTTGCGGGACCAAACCTCCATCACCCGCCTCCGGGGGACTTGGAAGGATTACCACGGTATTCCTCTCATGCCCACCTACCACCCGGCCTATCTGCTGAGAAATCCCTCAGGAAAGCAGGAGGTCTGGGAGGATATGAAGCAGGTGCTCAAGCGGCTTCAGCAGAGCGAGCAGGGATGA
- a CDS encoding zinc dependent phospholipase C family protein, whose product MHLQLGSHILSNLSILAPALQTLLSAYPNDYLYGCMSADITLGKKHTHYLNHCHSWRMGKKILEAAKSDSQLACAYGYLSHLAADTVAHSYFVPFKMVRTFNTILLKHAYWELRLEAKVDPAIWELARTVARKNFQDNDRMLRSVLSDTIFSFTTNKRLFNSLLLLNRLQQWQKMIRSLSTTSKWVLPEEYHEEYLGLAREATESVLVHGEGSPYWKADPTGERALHAAKMIRKNLNLLWLDGKLPEKEAENIITELRPQFRAGITQPDQLLAMLSQT is encoded by the coding sequence GTGCACCTGCAACTGGGGTCGCATATTCTCTCCAACCTCTCCATCCTGGCCCCCGCCCTGCAGACTCTGCTCTCCGCCTACCCCAACGACTACCTCTATGGCTGTATGAGCGCCGACATCACCCTCGGCAAAAAGCACACCCACTATCTCAATCATTGTCATAGCTGGCGAATGGGCAAAAAAATTCTGGAGGCAGCCAAAAGCGACTCCCAACTGGCCTGCGCCTATGGCTATCTGAGCCATCTGGCCGCTGACACCGTGGCGCATTCCTATTTCGTTCCCTTCAAGATGGTGCGCACCTTCAACACAATTCTGCTGAAACATGCCTATTGGGAGCTTCGATTGGAGGCCAAGGTCGATCCGGCCATCTGGGAATTGGCCCGGACAGTGGCCCGGAAAAACTTTCAGGACAATGACCGCATGCTGCGATCGGTGCTCTCGGACACCATCTTTTCTTTCACGACCAACAAGAGGCTTTTCAATTCACTGCTGCTGCTCAACCGCCTGCAGCAATGGCAGAAAATGATCCGTTCCCTGTCCACAACTTCCAAATGGGTGCTTCCCGAGGAATATCACGAGGAATATCTCGGCTTGGCTCGCGAGGCAACGGAAAGCGTCCTGGTCCACGGCGAGGGCAGTCCCTACTGGAAAGCCGATCCGACGGGAGAACGGGCCCTGCATGCCGCTAAAATGATTCGCAAAAACCTCAATCTGCTCTGGCTTGACGGCAAGTTGCCGGAAAAAGAAGCGGAAAACATCATCACCGAATTGCGTCCGCAATTTCGGGCCGGCATCACGCAGCCGGATCAGCTCCTCGCCATGCTTTCCCAGACCTGA
- the coaBC gene encoding bifunctional phosphopantothenoylcysteine decarboxylase/phosphopantothenate--cysteine ligase CoaBC — protein sequence MLKGKKIVLGVSGGIAVYKAVELLRLYVKAGADVFVIMTKNAQEFVTPLTFQTLSGNPVHTELFDLFQEKEIGHISLADRADLFVLAPATANLIGKVAGGIADDLLTTTIMATKAPVLFVPAMNVNMWENPLYRQNEEKLKSVGYQVMEPALGMLACGWEGKGKLPDPADILAETERLLHPRDLAGETVLVTAGPTREEIDPVRYISNYSSGKMGYAIARAAFLRGARVVLISGPTCLVPPCGLEFHRVGSAREMQQVVRQFADEASILIKAAAVADYRPAQASLRKIKKEQTDNLQLTLEKNPDILAELGQNKGKRLLIGFAAETDDLLENAARKLRDKNLDLIVANDVTEAGAGFDVDTNVVRFLFADGSREALPQMSKDEVAHALLDRIKRLKEQRNN from the coding sequence ATGCTGAAAGGGAAAAAAATTGTTCTGGGCGTGTCCGGTGGCATTGCCGTCTACAAGGCTGTTGAACTTTTGAGGCTTTACGTGAAGGCTGGGGCGGATGTTTTTGTGATCATGACAAAAAACGCTCAGGAGTTTGTGACTCCCCTTACGTTCCAGACCCTGTCAGGCAATCCCGTCCACACGGAATTGTTCGATCTTTTCCAGGAAAAAGAGATAGGTCATATTTCGCTGGCCGACCGGGCTGACCTGTTTGTCCTCGCCCCGGCTACGGCCAATCTGATCGGCAAAGTCGCTGGCGGCATAGCCGATGACCTGCTGACCACCACCATCATGGCCACCAAGGCCCCGGTTCTTTTCGTGCCCGCCATGAACGTGAATATGTGGGAAAATCCCCTCTATCGACAAAATGAAGAGAAGCTCAAATCTGTCGGTTACCAGGTGATGGAGCCGGCTCTGGGTATGTTGGCCTGTGGCTGGGAAGGGAAGGGGAAGCTGCCCGATCCTGCCGATATCCTGGCCGAAACCGAAAGACTGCTCCACCCGCGGGACCTGGCGGGAGAAACGGTCCTCGTCACGGCTGGTCCTACCCGAGAGGAAATAGATCCAGTCCGCTACATCAGCAACTATTCTTCCGGAAAAATGGGATATGCCATCGCTCGGGCCGCTTTCCTGCGCGGCGCCCGTGTCGTGCTGATTTCAGGTCCTACCTGTCTTGTTCCTCCTTGCGGTTTGGAGTTCCATCGTGTCGGCAGCGCCCGTGAAATGCAGCAGGTCGTGCGGCAATTTGCCGATGAGGCCAGCATCCTGATCAAGGCTGCCGCCGTGGCGGATTATCGTCCCGCCCAGGCTTCTTTGCGCAAAATCAAGAAGGAGCAGACCGACAATCTCCAGCTTACCCTGGAAAAAAACCCCGATATTCTGGCAGAACTTGGTCAGAACAAGGGGAAGCGCCTTTTAATAGGTTTTGCGGCGGAGACGGATGATCTGTTGGAAAACGCCGCCCGCAAACTTCGGGATAAAAATCTGGATCTGATTGTCGCCAACGATGTCACCGAAGCGGGTGCCGGCTTTGATGTCGATACGAATGTCGTCAGGTTTCTCTTCGCCGATGGCAGCCGGGAGGCTTTGCCGCAGATGAGCAAGGATGAAGTGGCCCATGCCTTGCTCGATCGGATCAAACGTCTGAAGGAACAGCGCAATAATTGA
- a CDS encoding MBL fold metallo-hydrolase, translated as MIVECLTVGPLQVNCFIVVDELSQTAMVVDPGDEGERIWQFLQKKGWTLTAIVNTHGHFDHIGGNRFLVEKTGASLMIHRDDLPLLQNAAQHAAIYGLKTTSSPEPQRLLAEGEVLNLGDLAFSVLHVPGHSPGGICLYGEGHLFAGDVLFAGSVGRTDLPGGDHDILIQGIRQKLLVLPEQTVVHTGHGPDTTIGREKRSNPFVGFGS; from the coding sequence ATGATCGTTGAATGTCTCACTGTTGGCCCCTTGCAGGTTAACTGTTTTATCGTTGTGGATGAACTTTCGCAGACGGCCATGGTGGTGGATCCGGGGGATGAGGGAGAGCGCATCTGGCAGTTTCTTCAAAAAAAGGGTTGGACTCTGACGGCTATCGTCAATACCCACGGACACTTCGATCACATTGGTGGCAACCGTTTCCTGGTTGAAAAAACCGGGGCGTCTCTCATGATTCACCGTGACGATTTGCCTCTTTTGCAAAATGCCGCACAGCACGCCGCTATTTACGGGTTGAAAACCACTTCTTCGCCAGAACCACAACGCCTGCTGGCTGAGGGCGAGGTGCTGAATCTGGGCGATCTGGCGTTTTCCGTGCTCCACGTGCCCGGACATTCTCCCGGTGGCATCTGCCTCTATGGGGAGGGGCATCTTTTCGCTGGCGACGTCCTTTTTGCCGGTTCTGTGGGCCGAACGGACCTCCCTGGCGGTGATCACGACATCCTGATTCAGGGCATCAGGCAGAAGCTGCTTGTATTGCCGGAACAGACCGTTGTCCATACCGGCCATGGCCCCGATACGACGATCGGAAGGGAAAAGCGATCCAATCCTTTTGTCGGGTTCGGCAGCTGA
- a CDS encoding HD domain-containing protein, with protein sequence MSKTYIANIRERDFVDSPFLVRDKVMAMAKNGKPYMTLKLVDRTGEVEGRVWDRVDEFNGLFGKDDFIRVKGKASVYLGKMQLVVQEIERLAEKSVSLADFLPVSSRDTQVMATELRQKVDSLKNPHLRALLKVFLDDSDFLQAYCKAPAAKSMHHVYLGGLLEHSLAVADLADDICRRYSELDRDLLVAGALLHDIGKVDELRYVRTFDYTDEGKLLGHIVMGVEMIDEKLRGLENFPRPLALLLKHLLLSHHGQYEYGSPKRPKTMEAVVLNFIDDLDAKINGVRTHIEKEPDSDSAWTSYHRLYDRYFFKPQNLAEPTGTPNEEQEREVVMKPASPARPAARPKNDKKPSFGFSLADQLKGKSLDLFAANPEKEEGDDR encoded by the coding sequence CTGTCTAAAACATACATTGCGAACATTCGAGAGAGAGACTTTGTCGACAGCCCTTTTCTGGTCAGGGACAAGGTCATGGCCATGGCCAAAAATGGCAAGCCCTATATGACCTTAAAGCTTGTGGATCGCACCGGTGAAGTCGAAGGCCGGGTCTGGGACCGGGTGGACGAGTTCAATGGCCTTTTTGGGAAAGATGACTTTATCCGGGTCAAAGGCAAGGCCAGCGTTTATTTGGGGAAAATGCAACTGGTGGTACAGGAGATCGAACGTCTGGCTGAAAAAAGCGTCTCCCTCGCCGATTTTCTGCCGGTAAGTTCCCGGGATACTCAGGTCATGGCGACCGAACTGCGGCAAAAGGTCGATTCCCTCAAAAATCCCCATCTCCGGGCCCTGCTGAAAGTTTTCCTGGATGATTCCGACTTTTTGCAGGCCTACTGCAAGGCGCCCGCCGCCAAGTCGATGCATCACGTTTATCTCGGCGGCCTGCTTGAGCATTCTCTGGCCGTGGCCGATCTTGCCGACGATATCTGTAGGCGGTATTCTGAACTGGACCGTGATCTTCTGGTCGCGGGAGCCTTGCTGCACGATATCGGCAAAGTCGACGAGCTTCGTTATGTCAGAACCTTCGACTACACGGATGAAGGCAAGCTTCTGGGGCACATCGTCATGGGCGTGGAGATGATCGACGAAAAGCTTCGGGGACTCGAAAATTTCCCCCGCCCGCTCGCTTTGCTCCTCAAACATCTGCTTCTGTCCCACCACGGCCAGTACGAGTACGGTTCGCCCAAGCGGCCCAAAACGATGGAGGCTGTGGTTCTCAATTTTATTGACGACTTGGATGCCAAGATCAACGGTGTTCGCACCCACATTGAAAAAGAACCGGACAGCGACAGCGCCTGGACCAGCTATCATCGGCTGTATGATCGCTATTTTTTCAAGCCGCAAAACCTGGCCGAGCCGACGGGCACCCCTAATGAAGAGCAGGAAAGGGAGGTTGTCATGAAGCCGGCGTCTCCGGCCCGGCCAGCCGCCCGCCCCAAAAATGACAAAAAGCCTTCTTTCGGCTTTTCTCTCGCGGATCAATTGAAAGGCAAAAGTCTGGATCTTTTTGCCGCCAACCCGGAAAAGGAGGAAGGCGATGATCGTTGA
- a CDS encoding NAD(P)/FAD-dependent oxidoreductase, which yields MPLRLRDLTLDLDQDESLLVSLVAEELGLPRGEVQDLRVVRQGIDARKKPRILRVYTVEFLVKDEEAVLKRHGKNARLERTVPPLCCEAKNLSLPGRILVVGMGPAGLFAALRLAQCGFSVTLLERGRPVEDRVRDVRDFWRGKGLCPESNVQFGEGGAGTFSDGKLTTRVNHPWTRLVLETLVRFGAPADILIQAKPHVGTDRLRLVLINFRHELTRLGVDIRYQAKLTGILTHKGQISGALLDDGQSIDCDALVLAPGHSARDTYEMLASAGVRMQAKPFAVGVRVEHPSEWINTIQYGFPHHPRLPAAEYALTCNNPQSGRGTYSFCMCPGGEVVVASSEAGGVVVNGMSYLNRSGPFSNSALVVSVRPEDFNGDDCLAGMRFQRELEKKAFLAGGGDYNAPAQNLMDFLGLDKLPLPSASSCRPGIRPVELEALLPVFVTQELRQALPVFNRRMKGFICPEAVLIGLETRTSAPLRILRGEDGQSLSHPGLYPAGEGAGYAGGIMSAALDGLKVAEYIAQKKKDEHGTV from the coding sequence ATGCCTCTTCGATTGAGGGATCTTACCCTGGATCTCGATCAGGACGAATCGCTGCTTGTCTCTCTCGTCGCTGAAGAACTTGGCCTCCCAAGGGGAGAGGTGCAAGATCTCCGTGTGGTGCGTCAGGGGATTGATGCGCGTAAAAAACCGCGCATTCTCAGGGTCTATACCGTTGAGTTTCTGGTCAAGGACGAGGAGGCAGTTTTAAAACGGCATGGGAAGAACGCTCGTTTGGAACGGACGGTTCCACCACTCTGCTGTGAGGCGAAGAACTTGTCTCTGCCAGGCCGGATTCTGGTTGTTGGCATGGGGCCGGCGGGTCTGTTCGCGGCACTGCGCCTCGCTCAGTGCGGTTTTTCGGTGACCTTGCTGGAAAGAGGTCGACCCGTTGAAGACCGGGTCAGGGATGTGAGGGATTTCTGGAGAGGTAAAGGGCTCTGTCCGGAAAGCAATGTGCAGTTTGGGGAAGGGGGGGCCGGCACCTTTTCCGACGGTAAATTGACCACCCGCGTCAATCATCCCTGGACGCGCCTCGTGCTGGAGACTTTGGTCCGTTTTGGCGCTCCCGCTGATATCCTCATCCAGGCCAAACCCCACGTGGGGACGGACAGGCTGCGCCTGGTTCTGATCAACTTTCGCCATGAACTTACCCGGCTTGGGGTCGATATTCGCTACCAAGCCAAGCTTACGGGTATCCTGACGCATAAAGGGCAGATTTCCGGAGCTCTGCTTGACGATGGTCAGTCTATCGACTGCGACGCTCTGGTATTGGCGCCGGGCCACAGCGCCCGTGACACCTATGAGATGCTGGCGTCCGCCGGGGTGCGTATGCAGGCCAAGCCTTTTGCTGTCGGGGTCCGGGTCGAACATCCGTCCGAGTGGATCAACACCATTCAGTACGGATTTCCCCATCACCCCCGTCTGCCAGCTGCCGAATATGCACTGACCTGCAACAATCCACAGAGTGGGCGTGGAACCTATTCCTTCTGTATGTGCCCTGGTGGCGAGGTGGTGGTCGCCTCCTCTGAAGCCGGGGGCGTGGTGGTCAACGGCATGAGTTATCTGAACCGGTCCGGTCCTTTTTCCAACAGTGCCCTGGTCGTGAGTGTACGCCCGGAAGATTTCAACGGCGATGATTGCCTGGCGGGTATGCGGTTCCAGCGCGAACTGGAAAAAAAAGCCTTTCTGGCCGGGGGTGGTGATTACAACGCCCCGGCCCAAAATCTGATGGATTTCCTGGGCCTTGATAAGCTGCCACTGCCTTCCGCCTCCAGTTGCCGACCGGGTATCCGGCCGGTTGAGCTTGAGGCGCTGCTACCGGTCTTTGTTACACAGGAACTGCGGCAGGCCCTGCCCGTCTTCAATCGCCGCATGAAGGGATTTATCTGCCCTGAGGCTGTTCTTATCGGTCTGGAGACCCGAACTTCCGCTCCGTTGCGTATTCTGCGCGGTGAGGATGGCCAATCCCTTTCCCATCCTGGACTGTACCCTGCCGGAGAGGGCGCCGGCTATGCTGGCGGCATTATGAGTGCGGCTCTGGACGGGTTGAAAGTCGCCGAATATATCGCCCAGAAAAAAAAGGATGAGCATGGAACTGTCTAA
- a CDS encoding response regulator: MPDRILVVDDEKIILELTSMILKSKGFEVLTAGGGEEGLRLVEEHRPSVVLLDYMMPVMDGMTVLKKIRKSFPDTYVIMFTGKGSEEIAVELMKAGASDYVLKPFNNQDLVERIENVLKIRRVELLNKELRLERERLLREIEEWNLELERRVAQKSCELEKAHAEIVQAEKLATLGHLSAGMAHEIRNPLNSISLFAQILKPVLAEDAEKASYIDKILKEVDRIDDILVKLLAASKRPRFELQNLSLGDVIQNCLSSFQEQLTNQDIEVKLDLRPSSPIQADPAEFEQVFNNLFANAIYEMPQGGTLSVSLQQDNTHLDITVSDTGGGISPEHINMIFDPFFTTKKKGTGFGLSVVLRIIKTYNGHISVDTQEGRGSVFNIRLPVAQALT, from the coding sequence ATGCCCGATCGAATACTGGTCGTTGATGATGAGAAAATCATTCTTGAACTCACATCCATGATCCTTAAAAGCAAGGGCTTTGAGGTGTTAACCGCCGGTGGGGGCGAAGAGGGCCTGCGGCTGGTCGAAGAGCACCGTCCGAGCGTGGTCCTGCTTGATTACATGATGCCGGTCATGGATGGCATGACAGTTCTCAAAAAGATTCGGAAAAGTTTTCCCGATACGTATGTCATTATGTTCACCGGCAAGGGCAGTGAAGAGATTGCCGTTGAACTCATGAAGGCCGGAGCCTCCGATTACGTTCTTAAGCCCTTCAACAATCAGGATCTGGTTGAACGCATCGAAAACGTCCTCAAGATCAGGCGGGTCGAACTTTTAAACAAGGAGCTTCGCCTCGAACGGGAACGTCTGCTGCGGGAGATCGAGGAGTGGAATCTCGAACTTGAGCGTCGCGTCGCCCAAAAGTCCTGTGAACTCGAAAAAGCCCACGCGGAAATCGTGCAGGCGGAAAAGTTGGCAACCCTGGGGCATCTGTCGGCCGGCATGGCCCATGAAATTCGCAATCCTCTCAATTCCATCAGCCTCTTTGCCCAGATTCTCAAACCGGTATTGGCCGAAGATGCCGAAAAGGCTTCCTATATCGATAAAATCCTGAAAGAAGTGGATCGCATCGATGACATTTTGGTCAAATTGCTTGCAGCCAGCAAACGTCCGCGCTTTGAACTGCAGAACCTGTCCTTGGGCGATGTTATCCAAAATTGTCTGTCAAGTTTCCAGGAACAACTGACCAACCAGGACATCGAGGTGAAACTGGATTTGCGTCCGTCCTCCCCCATCCAGGCCGACCCCGCCGAATTTGAACAGGTCTTTAACAACCTTTTCGCCAATGCCATTTACGAAATGCCGCAGGGGGGGACGTTAAGTGTCTCTCTGCAGCAGGACAATACGCATCTGGACATCACTGTATCGGATACCGGCGGTGGAATATCCCCTGAACACATCAATATGATTTTCGATCCTTTCTTCACGACTAAAAAGAAAGGCACGGGGTTTGGGCTCTCCGTTGTTCTGCGCATTATCAAGACTTACAATGGTCATATCTCCGTCGATACCCAGGAAGGCCGGGGCAGTGTATTCAATATCCGGCTGCCTGTGGCCCAAGCCTTAACCTGA
- a CDS encoding 4Fe-4S binding protein — MALKITEDCIACGTCVDSCPVGAIVEAGDKYTITDDCTECQACLDSCPVNAITV, encoded by the coding sequence ATGGCTCTTAAAATCACTGAAGATTGCATTGCCTGCGGTACCTGTGTTGATTCCTGCCCTGTCGGCGCCATTGTGGAAGCCGGTGATAAGTACACGATCACCGATGACTGCACCGAGTGCCAGGCCTGCCTCGACTCCTGTCCGGTCAACGCGATCACCGTCTAG
- the frr gene encoding ribosome recycling factor encodes MYKDVLDNARQNMDKALDNLKREFSRVRTGRANVSLLDEVRVNYYGTPTPLNQVGTLTVPEPRLITIQPWEKQLIPEIEKAIFKADLGLNPSSDGQLVRIAIPPLTEDRRKEMVKQVRRMGEDAKVAVRNVRRDGNDTLKKLEKDKEISEDDLKRAEKEVQDITDAHIKKIDDTVAHKETEIMEI; translated from the coding sequence ATGTATAAAGATGTGCTCGACAACGCTCGGCAGAACATGGACAAGGCTCTTGACAATCTCAAGCGGGAGTTTTCCCGTGTCCGCACGGGCCGCGCCAACGTCTCGCTGCTTGATGAGGTCCGGGTCAACTATTACGGCACGCCGACTCCACTCAACCAGGTGGGCACACTCACTGTGCCCGAGCCCCGGTTGATCACGATTCAGCCCTGGGAAAAGCAGTTGATTCCCGAAATCGAAAAAGCGATTTTCAAAGCCGACCTTGGCTTAAATCCCTCTTCTGATGGGCAACTGGTGCGTATTGCCATCCCGCCTCTGACTGAAGATCGACGCAAAGAGATGGTCAAGCAGGTCCGACGCATGGGGGAAGATGCCAAGGTGGCTGTCCGCAATGTGCGTCGCGATGGCAATGATACCCTCAAAAAGCTGGAAAAGGACAAAGAGATTTCTGAGGATGATCTCAAGCGGGCTGAGAAGGAAGTGCAGGATATCACCGACGCCCATATTAAGAAAATCGACGACACTGTCGCCCACAAAGAAACAGAAATCATGGAGATCTGA
- the pyrH gene encoding UMP kinase: MADKPIYRRILLKLSGEALAGEQGYGIDPDVISSIAAEIKELVDLKIQVALVIGGGNIFRGVAAASRGMDRASADYMGMIATVMNSLALQDALEKTGVVTRVQSAIEMQEVAEPYIRRRAVRHLEKGRVVIFGAGTGNPYFTTDTAASLRAMEINADVILKATKVDGVYNADPAKDKSAVKFDTLTYLEVLQKGLQVMDATATSLCMDNKLPIVVFNLTQRGNIKKVVLGEEIGTIVKGG, translated from the coding sequence ATGGCTGACAAACCGATATACCGGCGAATTCTGCTCAAACTCAGTGGCGAGGCCCTGGCCGGAGAGCAGGGTTACGGCATTGACCCGGACGTTATTTCCTCCATCGCGGCTGAAATCAAGGAGCTTGTCGACCTTAAGATACAGGTCGCCTTGGTGATTGGCGGGGGTAACATTTTCCGTGGGGTGGCCGCGGCTTCCCGCGGAATGGACAGAGCCAGTGCCGACTATATGGGGATGATCGCCACCGTGATGAACAGTCTGGCTCTTCAGGATGCCTTGGAGAAGACGGGCGTCGTCACGCGGGTTCAGTCTGCCATCGAAATGCAGGAAGTTGCCGAACCCTACATCCGCCGGCGCGCTGTACGCCACCTGGAAAAAGGGCGGGTGGTCATCTTCGGTGCCGGTACCGGTAACCCCTATTTCACCACCGATACCGCCGCCAGCCTGCGAGCCATGGAAATTAACGCGGATGTTATTCTCAAGGCCACGAAGGTTGATGGTGTCTATAATGCGGATCCCGCCAAGGATAAATCCGCTGTCAAATTCGACACACTGACCTATCTGGAGGTTCTGCAGAAAGGGCTGCAGGTTATGGATGCCACAGCGACCTCCCTGTGTATGGACAATAAACTTCCTATTGTGGTATTCAATCTCACCCAACGCGGCAATATCAAAAAGGTCGTGCTGGGTGAAGAAATTGGTACCATCGTCAAAGGAGGGTGA